A window of Babylonia areolata isolate BAREFJ2019XMU chromosome 2, ASM4173473v1, whole genome shotgun sequence contains these coding sequences:
- the LOC143296877 gene encoding uncharacterized protein LOC143296877 isoform X4 gives MEKLGDESAAKFINALIKSVQTLCHGYLDFQNGVEIIGHINLSVDKGNSLDYILKEKVCKNAENSTLFISNSFHAEPKPEQEVSGKTSQSGNQLTQNSESPDTAESGRVSSAICSISTALTESRERSRRNSGAKDSGSSHSQPNAVKRKASEEESSEFRPAKISYHDNFSHVTSESSHPQGSSSPVDSKESLLALRTADTDMSETVLPQTASVRSDGLDIGVNLAGSVLEPVEGQNNPDLQDREDDSDGDLEVTFIKEEYVEGEGPSCDFESQQFARGPQQRASDGLPDPSIFSLGPQSSSASSTYVPSAAGPQFPVGTSSSTSQPQPGPSGMRGCWEEHVSGLTRRYSPWPVSSPTNHLSLKQELDHLPDKPLSSHSKASFGESKRAVLRSSSTPVKQAQKPAKILLCELCDYSFATTGGLKEHMKLIHLKKYPFVCELCGKGFARKEVCTDHMNAHKQIKAHKCPICSSSFYFKAYLRKHLREGICDKNQLNVSK, from the exons ATGGAGAAACTAGGAGATGAATCTGCTGCCAAGTTTATCAATGCTTTGATAAAATCCGTCCAGACACTTTGTCATGGCTATTTGGATTTTCAGAATGGTGTTGAAATCATTGGGCACATCAACCTCAGTGTGGACAAAGGAAATTCTCTGGACTACATTCTGAAGGAGAAAGTGTGTAAGAATGCAGAGAACTCCACTTTATTTATCAGCAACAGTTTTCATGCAGAACCCAAACCAGAGCAGGAAGTTTCAGGAAAGACTTCTCAGTCAGGAAACCAGCTTACACAAAACAGTGAAAGCCCTGACACTGCTGAGTCAGGGAGAGTTTCTTCTGCAATATGCAGTATTAGTACAGCTTTGACAGAGTCAAGGGAAAGATCTCGGCGAAACTCTGGTGCTAAAGACTCTGGTTCATCTCATTCCCAGCCAAATGCAGTGAAGCGAAAAGCTTCTGAAGAAGAGAGTAGTGAATTCCGTCCTGCCAAAATATCCTATCATGATAATTTTTCTCATGTGACCTCAGAATCTTCACACCCACAAGGATCCTCCAGTCCTGTAGATTCCAAAGAATCTCTTCTAGCATTGAGGACAGCTGACACTGACATGTCTGAGACAGTGCTTCCACAGACAGCAAGTGTGAGAAGTGATGGTTTAGATATTGGTGTGAACTTAGCAGGAAGTGTTCTGGAACCAGTTGAAGGTCAGAACAATCCTGATCTTCAAGACAGAGAGGATGACAGTGATGGAGATCTTGAAGTGACGTTTATCAAAGAAGAATATGTTGAGGGGGAGGGGCCTTCCTGTGATTTTGAAAGTCAGCAGTTTGCCAGAGGCCCACAACAAAGAG CCTCAGATGGATTGCCAGACCCCTCCATATTCTCCTTAGGTCCCCAGTCAAGTTCAGCCTCATCCACATATGTTCCAAGTGCAGCAGGACCGCAGTTCCCAGTTGGcacttcctcttctacttcccAACCTCAGCCTGGCCCCTCTGGCATGAGAG GATGCTGGGAAGAACACGTGTCTGGATTAACAAGGAGATACAGCCCTTGGCCTGTTTCATCTCCAACAAATCATCTGTCCTTGAAACAAGAACTTGATCATCTTCCAGACAAACCTTTGTCTTCACACTCAAAGGCTTCCTTTGGCGAATCAAAAAGGGCAGTGTTGAGATCCTCATCTACCCCAGTAAAACAGGCTCAGAAGCCAGCAAAGATTCTTTTGTGTGAACTCTGTGATTACTCGTTTGCTACTACAGGGGGTCTTAAGGAGCATATGAAGTTGATACACCTGAAAAAGTACCCTTTTGTTTGTGAACTGTGTGGGAAGGGCTTTGCAAGGAAGGAGGTCTGTACAGACCATATGAACGCTCACAAACAAATCAAGGCACACAAGTGTCCAATCTGCTCATCGTCTTTTTATTTCAAGGCATACTTACGCAAACACCTCAGAGAAGGAATATGTGACAAAAACCAACTGAATGTTTCGAAATAA
- the LOC143296877 gene encoding uncharacterized protein LOC143296877 isoform X10 gives MEKLGDESAAKFINALIKSVQTLCHGYLDFQNGVEIIGHINLSVDKGNSLDYILKEKVCKNAENSTLFISNSFHAEPKPEQEVSGKTSQSGNQLTQNSESPDTAESGRVSSAICSISTALTESRERSRRNSGAKDSGSSHSQPNAVKRKASEEESSEFRPAKISYHDNFSHVTSESSHPQGSSSPVDSKESLLALRTADTDMSETVLPQTASVRSDGLDIGVNLAGSVLEPVEGQNNPDLQDREDDSDGDLEVTFIKEEYVEGEGPSCDFESQQFARGPQQRASDGLPDPSIFSLGPQSSSASSTYVPSAAGPQFPVGTSSSTSQPQPGPSGMRGLHQHYPDVKVLRDIFPVGTNRSPSLVSSQRATAPSEAVWTENKPDTHREHSYDFGTGSAILLCEFCDKSFTSKSGLSKHKNAVHFLRKPYNCTVCGKGFIQKEHFEGHMNMHNNVKAYRCEICSKEFVYRTSLNQHRRYGVCSKVQPLSSS, from the exons ATGGAGAAACTAGGAGATGAATCTGCTGCCAAGTTTATCAATGCTTTGATAAAATCCGTCCAGACACTTTGTCATGGCTATTTGGATTTTCAGAATGGTGTTGAAATCATTGGGCACATCAACCTCAGTGTGGACAAAGGAAATTCTCTGGACTACATTCTGAAGGAGAAAGTGTGTAAGAATGCAGAGAACTCCACTTTATTTATCAGCAACAGTTTTCATGCAGAACCCAAACCAGAGCAGGAAGTTTCAGGAAAGACTTCTCAGTCAGGAAACCAGCTTACACAAAACAGTGAAAGCCCTGACACTGCTGAGTCAGGGAGAGTTTCTTCTGCAATATGCAGTATTAGTACAGCTTTGACAGAGTCAAGGGAAAGATCTCGGCGAAACTCTGGTGCTAAAGACTCTGGTTCATCTCATTCCCAGCCAAATGCAGTGAAGCGAAAAGCTTCTGAAGAAGAGAGTAGTGAATTCCGTCCTGCCAAAATATCCTATCATGATAATTTTTCTCATGTGACCTCAGAATCTTCACACCCACAAGGATCCTCCAGTCCTGTAGATTCCAAAGAATCTCTTCTAGCATTGAGGACAGCTGACACTGACATGTCTGAGACAGTGCTTCCACAGACAGCAAGTGTGAGAAGTGATGGTTTAGATATTGGTGTGAACTTAGCAGGAAGTGTTCTGGAACCAGTTGAAGGTCAGAACAATCCTGATCTTCAAGACAGAGAGGATGACAGTGATGGAGATCTTGAAGTGACGTTTATCAAAGAAGAATATGTTGAGGGGGAGGGGCCTTCCTGTGATTTTGAAAGTCAGCAGTTTGCCAGAGGCCCACAACAAAGAG CCTCAGATGGATTGCCAGACCCCTCCATATTCTCCTTAGGTCCCCAGTCAAGTTCAGCCTCATCCACATATGTTCCAAGTGCAGCAGGACCGCAGTTCCCAGTTGGcacttcctcttctacttcccAACCTCAGCCTGGCCCCTCTGGCATGAGAG GACTGCACCAGCACTACCCCGATGTCAAAGTTCTCCGGGATATCTTTCCTGTTGGTACAAATAGATCCCCTTCTTTGGTCAGTTCACAACGGGCAACAGCGCCGTCCGAAGCTGTGTGGACAGAAAATAagccggacacacacagagagcattcCTACGATTTTGGGACAGGATCTGCAATTCTGCTGTGTGAATTTTGTGACAAATCCTTCACCTCAAAGAGTGGGCTGTCCAAACACAAAAATGCTGTGCACTTCCTTAGGAAGCCTTACAACTGCACAGTCTGTGGCAAAGGCTTTATCCAAAAGGAGCATTTCGAAGGGCACATGAATATGCACAACAATGTCAAGGCGTATAGGTGTGAAATATGCTCCAAAGAGTTTGTGTACAGGACCAGTCTCAACCAGCACAGGCGATACGGCGTTTGTAGCAAGGTGCAGCCACTTTCTTCCAGTTGA
- the LOC143296877 gene encoding uncharacterized protein LOC143296877 isoform X19 produces the protein MEKLGDESAAKFINALIKSVQTLCHGYLDFQNGVEIIGHINLSVDKGNSLDYILKEKVCKNAENSTLFISNSFHAEPKPEQEVSGKTSQSGNQLTQNSESPDTAESGRVSSAICSISTALTESRERSRRNSGAKDSGSSHSQPNAVKRKASEEESSEFRPAKISYHDNFSHVTSESSHPQGSSSPVDSKESLLALRTADTDMSETVLPQTASVRSDGLDIGVNLAGSVLEPVEGQNNPDLQDREDDSDGDLEVTFIKEEYVEGEGPSCDFESQQFARGPQQRASDGLPDPSIFSLGPQSSSASSTYVPSAAGPQFPVGTSSSTSQPQPGPSGMRGLWWTCSDRGRTGRTVGQASRPSAMPPAFPQDAFYEAIGPPLAGTSHKTLADQFSALHPKQFPFNCVICGKGIFSAARYRDHMNMHNNIKVHKCPFCCKHFTFKSDVRRHIRNGVCKKHLVRV, from the exons ATGGAGAAACTAGGAGATGAATCTGCTGCCAAGTTTATCAATGCTTTGATAAAATCCGTCCAGACACTTTGTCATGGCTATTTGGATTTTCAGAATGGTGTTGAAATCATTGGGCACATCAACCTCAGTGTGGACAAAGGAAATTCTCTGGACTACATTCTGAAGGAGAAAGTGTGTAAGAATGCAGAGAACTCCACTTTATTTATCAGCAACAGTTTTCATGCAGAACCCAAACCAGAGCAGGAAGTTTCAGGAAAGACTTCTCAGTCAGGAAACCAGCTTACACAAAACAGTGAAAGCCCTGACACTGCTGAGTCAGGGAGAGTTTCTTCTGCAATATGCAGTATTAGTACAGCTTTGACAGAGTCAAGGGAAAGATCTCGGCGAAACTCTGGTGCTAAAGACTCTGGTTCATCTCATTCCCAGCCAAATGCAGTGAAGCGAAAAGCTTCTGAAGAAGAGAGTAGTGAATTCCGTCCTGCCAAAATATCCTATCATGATAATTTTTCTCATGTGACCTCAGAATCTTCACACCCACAAGGATCCTCCAGTCCTGTAGATTCCAAAGAATCTCTTCTAGCATTGAGGACAGCTGACACTGACATGTCTGAGACAGTGCTTCCACAGACAGCAAGTGTGAGAAGTGATGGTTTAGATATTGGTGTGAACTTAGCAGGAAGTGTTCTGGAACCAGTTGAAGGTCAGAACAATCCTGATCTTCAAGACAGAGAGGATGACAGTGATGGAGATCTTGAAGTGACGTTTATCAAAGAAGAATATGTTGAGGGGGAGGGGCCTTCCTGTGATTTTGAAAGTCAGCAGTTTGCCAGAGGCCCACAACAAAGAG CCTCAGATGGATTGCCAGACCCCTCCATATTCTCCTTAGGTCCCCAGTCAAGTTCAGCCTCATCCACATATGTTCCAAGTGCAGCAGGACCGCAGTTCCCAGTTGGcacttcctcttctacttcccAACCTCAGCCTGGCCCCTCTGGCATGAGAG GACTGTGGTGGACTTGTTCTGATAGAGGGAGAACAGGAAGGACAGTCGGTCAAGCTTCTCGCCCGTCTGCTATGCCGCCAGCCTTCCCCCAAGATGCGTTTTATGAAGCGATAGGACCTCCTCTGGCCGGCACTTCACACAAAACTTTAGCGGACCAGTTCAGTGCTCTTCACCCAAAGCAGTTCCCCTTTAACTGTGTGATTTGTGGGAAAGGGATATTCTCGGCTGCTCGCTACCGAGaccacatgaacatgcacaacaACATCAAAGTGCACAAGTGTCCGTTTTGTTGCAAGCACTTCACGTTCAAGTCGGACGTGCGGAGACATATTCGCAATGGTGTTTGCAAGAAACACttagtgcgtgtgtga
- the LOC143296877 gene encoding uncharacterized protein LOC143296877 isoform X2 has translation MEKLGDESAAKFINALIKSVQTLCHGYLDFQNGVEIIGHINLSVDKGNSLDYILKEKVCKNAENSTLFISNSFHAEPKPEQEVSGKTSQSGNQLTQNSESPDTAESGRVSSAICSISTALTESRERSRRNSGAKDSGSSHSQPNAVKRKASEEESSEFRPAKISYHDNFSHVTSESSHPQGSSSPVDSKESLLALRTADTDMSETVLPQTASVRSDGLDIGVNLAGSVLEPVEGQNNPDLQDREDDSDGDLEVTFIKEEYVEGEGPSCDFESQQFARGPQQRASDGLPDPSIFSLGPQSSSASSTYVPSAAGPQFPVGTSSSTSQPQPGPSGMRGQPWGEQGDSFHHVNADTVGSSSSSSSSSSSQLYQQIPLAHVTSSPGSEMEGAKWNLESNKTLDKRRENDTAKTFLGGRIFLCDFCDATFASVSGWKSHMNRVHLNTLPYTCNICGKGFTKLDNYEGHMNVHNNIKAYKCLYCSKRYPYKTSLNMHLRTSSCRMKRDYYSDKGPV, from the exons ATGGAGAAACTAGGAGATGAATCTGCTGCCAAGTTTATCAATGCTTTGATAAAATCCGTCCAGACACTTTGTCATGGCTATTTGGATTTTCAGAATGGTGTTGAAATCATTGGGCACATCAACCTCAGTGTGGACAAAGGAAATTCTCTGGACTACATTCTGAAGGAGAAAGTGTGTAAGAATGCAGAGAACTCCACTTTATTTATCAGCAACAGTTTTCATGCAGAACCCAAACCAGAGCAGGAAGTTTCAGGAAAGACTTCTCAGTCAGGAAACCAGCTTACACAAAACAGTGAAAGCCCTGACACTGCTGAGTCAGGGAGAGTTTCTTCTGCAATATGCAGTATTAGTACAGCTTTGACAGAGTCAAGGGAAAGATCTCGGCGAAACTCTGGTGCTAAAGACTCTGGTTCATCTCATTCCCAGCCAAATGCAGTGAAGCGAAAAGCTTCTGAAGAAGAGAGTAGTGAATTCCGTCCTGCCAAAATATCCTATCATGATAATTTTTCTCATGTGACCTCAGAATCTTCACACCCACAAGGATCCTCCAGTCCTGTAGATTCCAAAGAATCTCTTCTAGCATTGAGGACAGCTGACACTGACATGTCTGAGACAGTGCTTCCACAGACAGCAAGTGTGAGAAGTGATGGTTTAGATATTGGTGTGAACTTAGCAGGAAGTGTTCTGGAACCAGTTGAAGGTCAGAACAATCCTGATCTTCAAGACAGAGAGGATGACAGTGATGGAGATCTTGAAGTGACGTTTATCAAAGAAGAATATGTTGAGGGGGAGGGGCCTTCCTGTGATTTTGAAAGTCAGCAGTTTGCCAGAGGCCCACAACAAAGAG CCTCAGATGGATTGCCAGACCCCTCCATATTCTCCTTAGGTCCCCAGTCAAGTTCAGCCTCATCCACATATGTTCCAAGTGCAGCAGGACCGCAGTTCCCAGTTGGcacttcctcttctacttcccAACCTCAGCCTGGCCCCTCTGGCATGAGAG GACAGCCATGGGGAGAGCAAGGAGACTCTTTCCACCACGTAAATGCTGACACTGTtggctcttcttcctcttcctcatcatcatcatcatcacagctttACCAACAAATTCCACTCGCACATGTTACCAGCTCACCAGGAAGTGAAATGGAAGGTGCAAAGTGGAATTTGGAGTCTAATAAAACACTAGATAAACGTCGAGAAAACGACACTGCAAAAACTTTCCTGGGTGGCAGGATATTTCTGTGTGATTTCTGTGATGCTACTTTTGCTTCTGTCAGCGGATGGAAGAGCCATATGAATCGAGTCCACCTGAATACTTTGCCGTATACATGCAACATCTGTGGAAAGGGTTTCACCAAGCTGGACAACTATGAGGGACACATGAACGTGCACAACAATATCAAGGCTTACAAGTGCCTGTACTGTTCCAAGAGGTATCCCTACAAAACCAGTCTGAATATGCATCTTCGTACCAGTAGCTGTAGGATGAAGAGAGATTATTATTCTGACAAAGGCcctgtgtga
- the LOC143296877 gene encoding uncharacterized protein LOC143296877 isoform X17, with translation MEKLGDESAAKFINALIKSVQTLCHGYLDFQNGVEIIGHINLSVDKGNSLDYILKEKVCKNAENSTLFISNSFHAEPKPEQEVSGKTSQSGNQLTQNSESPDTAESGRVSSAICSISTALTESRERSRRNSGAKDSGSSHSQPNAVKRKASEEESSEFRPAKISYHDNFSHVTSESSHPQGSSSPVDSKESLLALRTADTDMSETVLPQTASVRSDGLDIGVNLAGSVLEPVEGQNNPDLQDREDDSDGDLEVTFIKEEYVEGEGPSCDFESQQFARGPQQRASDGLPDPSIFSLGPQSSSASSTYVPSAAGPQFPVGTSSSTSQPQPGPSGMRGLSWCDPASFRSHISQNPRIATSWPTVPHSDSTGLQAYENINLGHSQSTADFTLSQNINFSSHRGGSIFVSKSPHVCQLCGKRFNCIEHFQGHMNMHNNVKAYKCPNCPREYAYKTSLRLHLSRSCQRRKMLPPHSQV, from the exons ATGGAGAAACTAGGAGATGAATCTGCTGCCAAGTTTATCAATGCTTTGATAAAATCCGTCCAGACACTTTGTCATGGCTATTTGGATTTTCAGAATGGTGTTGAAATCATTGGGCACATCAACCTCAGTGTGGACAAAGGAAATTCTCTGGACTACATTCTGAAGGAGAAAGTGTGTAAGAATGCAGAGAACTCCACTTTATTTATCAGCAACAGTTTTCATGCAGAACCCAAACCAGAGCAGGAAGTTTCAGGAAAGACTTCTCAGTCAGGAAACCAGCTTACACAAAACAGTGAAAGCCCTGACACTGCTGAGTCAGGGAGAGTTTCTTCTGCAATATGCAGTATTAGTACAGCTTTGACAGAGTCAAGGGAAAGATCTCGGCGAAACTCTGGTGCTAAAGACTCTGGTTCATCTCATTCCCAGCCAAATGCAGTGAAGCGAAAAGCTTCTGAAGAAGAGAGTAGTGAATTCCGTCCTGCCAAAATATCCTATCATGATAATTTTTCTCATGTGACCTCAGAATCTTCACACCCACAAGGATCCTCCAGTCCTGTAGATTCCAAAGAATCTCTTCTAGCATTGAGGACAGCTGACACTGACATGTCTGAGACAGTGCTTCCACAGACAGCAAGTGTGAGAAGTGATGGTTTAGATATTGGTGTGAACTTAGCAGGAAGTGTTCTGGAACCAGTTGAAGGTCAGAACAATCCTGATCTTCAAGACAGAGAGGATGACAGTGATGGAGATCTTGAAGTGACGTTTATCAAAGAAGAATATGTTGAGGGGGAGGGGCCTTCCTGTGATTTTGAAAGTCAGCAGTTTGCCAGAGGCCCACAACAAAGAG CCTCAGATGGATTGCCAGACCCCTCCATATTCTCCTTAGGTCCCCAGTCAAGTTCAGCCTCATCCACATATGTTCCAAGTGCAGCAGGACCGCAGTTCCCAGTTGGcacttcctcttctacttcccAACCTCAGCCTGGCCCCTCTGGCATGAGAG GTCTCTCTTGGTGTGATCCTGCAAGCTTTCGTAGTCACATCTCTCAGAATCCAAGAATCGCAACTTCCTGGCCAACTGTTCCTCACTCAGATTCTACAGGTCTTCAGGCCTATGAAAATATTAATCTTGGTCACAGTCAGAGCACGGCTGACTTTACTTTGTCTCAGAACATAAACTTTTCTTCACATCGTGGAGGCAGTATATTTGTGTCCAAGTCGCCCCATGTCTGTCAGCTTTGTGGGAAAAGGTTTAACTGCATTGAGCACTTTCAGGgtcacatgaacatgcacaacaACGTCAAGGCCTACAAGTGTCCCAACTGCCCCAGAGAATATGCGTATAAAACTAGTCTTCGGCTGCACCTGAGCCGTTCATGTCAAAGGAGAAAAATGTTACCCCCTCACTCGCAAGTGTAA
- the LOC143296877 gene encoding uncharacterized protein LOC143296877 isoform X13: MEKLGDESAAKFINALIKSVQTLCHGYLDFQNGVEIIGHINLSVDKGNSLDYILKEKVCKNAENSTLFISNSFHAEPKPEQEVSGKTSQSGNQLTQNSESPDTAESGRVSSAICSISTALTESRERSRRNSGAKDSGSSHSQPNAVKRKASEEESSEFRPAKISYHDNFSHVTSESSHPQGSSSPVDSKESLLALRTADTDMSETVLPQTASVRSDGLDIGVNLAGSVLEPVEGQNNPDLQDREDDSDGDLEVTFIKEEYVEGEGPSCDFESQQFARGPQQRASDGLPDPSIFSLGPQSSSASSTYVPSAAGPQFPVGTSSSTSQPQPGPSGMRDSMWTTESRTVRENRFDGTTPCSLARFKANFWSSKDTNVQMDSQLAVRRAKASSQTSASIPFAYSCAFGAEKFSQWPPEAESSFQKRLFRCPMCEYKNSRMYNLKRHMRCHTGQKFQCGFCAAEYNCKYKLHQHQLLKHQLLKHNWSSQ; this comes from the exons ATGGAGAAACTAGGAGATGAATCTGCTGCCAAGTTTATCAATGCTTTGATAAAATCCGTCCAGACACTTTGTCATGGCTATTTGGATTTTCAGAATGGTGTTGAAATCATTGGGCACATCAACCTCAGTGTGGACAAAGGAAATTCTCTGGACTACATTCTGAAGGAGAAAGTGTGTAAGAATGCAGAGAACTCCACTTTATTTATCAGCAACAGTTTTCATGCAGAACCCAAACCAGAGCAGGAAGTTTCAGGAAAGACTTCTCAGTCAGGAAACCAGCTTACACAAAACAGTGAAAGCCCTGACACTGCTGAGTCAGGGAGAGTTTCTTCTGCAATATGCAGTATTAGTACAGCTTTGACAGAGTCAAGGGAAAGATCTCGGCGAAACTCTGGTGCTAAAGACTCTGGTTCATCTCATTCCCAGCCAAATGCAGTGAAGCGAAAAGCTTCTGAAGAAGAGAGTAGTGAATTCCGTCCTGCCAAAATATCCTATCATGATAATTTTTCTCATGTGACCTCAGAATCTTCACACCCACAAGGATCCTCCAGTCCTGTAGATTCCAAAGAATCTCTTCTAGCATTGAGGACAGCTGACACTGACATGTCTGAGACAGTGCTTCCACAGACAGCAAGTGTGAGAAGTGATGGTTTAGATATTGGTGTGAACTTAGCAGGAAGTGTTCTGGAACCAGTTGAAGGTCAGAACAATCCTGATCTTCAAGACAGAGAGGATGACAGTGATGGAGATCTTGAAGTGACGTTTATCAAAGAAGAATATGTTGAGGGGGAGGGGCCTTCCTGTGATTTTGAAAGTCAGCAGTTTGCCAGAGGCCCACAACAAAGAG CCTCAGATGGATTGCCAGACCCCTCCATATTCTCCTTAGGTCCCCAGTCAAGTTCAGCCTCATCCACATATGTTCCAAGTGCAGCAGGACCGCAGTTCCCAGTTGGcacttcctcttctacttcccAACCTCAGCCTGGCCCCTCTGGCATGAGAG ATTCAATGTGgacaacagaaagcagaacagTCAGAGAGAATAGGTTTGATGGAACCACGCCTTGTTCACTCGCCCGTTTTAAGGCCAATTTCTGGTCATCAAAGGACACCAATGTCCAGATGGACTCGCAACTTGCTGTTAGAAGAGCTAAGGCCAGTAGTCAGACATCAGCATCCATTCCCTTTGCTTACAGCTGTGCATTTGGTGCTGAAAAGTTCAGTCAGTGGCCTCCTGAAGCTGAGTCTTCGTTTCAGAAAAGGCTGTTCAGATGCCCAATGTGTGAATACAAGAACTCACGGATGTATAATTTGAAGCGACACATGCGATGCCACACAGGCCAGAAGTTTCAGTGTGGTTTTTGTGCGGCTGAATACAACTGCAAGTACAAATTGCACCAGCACCAGCTTTTGAAACACCAGCTTTTGAAGCATAATTGGTCTTCACAGTGA
- the LOC143296877 gene encoding uncharacterized protein LOC143296877 isoform X3, producing MEKLGDESAAKFINALIKSVQTLCHGYLDFQNGVEIIGHINLSVDKGNSLDYILKEKVCKNAENSTLFISNSFHAEPKPEQEVSGKTSQSGNQLTQNSESPDTAESGRVSSAICSISTALTESRERSRRNSGAKDSGSSHSQPNAVKRKASEEESSEFRPAKISYHDNFSHVTSESSHPQGSSSPVDSKESLLALRTADTDMSETVLPQTASVRSDGLDIGVNLAGSVLEPVEGQNNPDLQDREDDSDGDLEVTFIKEEYVEGEGPSCDFESQQFARGPQQRASDGLPDPSIFSLGPQSSSASSTYVPSAAGPQFPVGTSSSTSQPQPGPSGMRGSVWSQPKLTDTLQSMPSLSQRPVVSHEGEIFLEDGVTLSAACSPSAGVNPRLVKQGGGGGGAGDDLAASQFQSPPDRPLLCCEFCDATFATAGGLKKHTNSIHFKKYAFHCGICGRGIHEIERYKDHMNMHFNVKAHKCPFCLRQFTFRSDVRRHIQQSCSRRGSFV from the exons ATGGAGAAACTAGGAGATGAATCTGCTGCCAAGTTTATCAATGCTTTGATAAAATCCGTCCAGACACTTTGTCATGGCTATTTGGATTTTCAGAATGGTGTTGAAATCATTGGGCACATCAACCTCAGTGTGGACAAAGGAAATTCTCTGGACTACATTCTGAAGGAGAAAGTGTGTAAGAATGCAGAGAACTCCACTTTATTTATCAGCAACAGTTTTCATGCAGAACCCAAACCAGAGCAGGAAGTTTCAGGAAAGACTTCTCAGTCAGGAAACCAGCTTACACAAAACAGTGAAAGCCCTGACACTGCTGAGTCAGGGAGAGTTTCTTCTGCAATATGCAGTATTAGTACAGCTTTGACAGAGTCAAGGGAAAGATCTCGGCGAAACTCTGGTGCTAAAGACTCTGGTTCATCTCATTCCCAGCCAAATGCAGTGAAGCGAAAAGCTTCTGAAGAAGAGAGTAGTGAATTCCGTCCTGCCAAAATATCCTATCATGATAATTTTTCTCATGTGACCTCAGAATCTTCACACCCACAAGGATCCTCCAGTCCTGTAGATTCCAAAGAATCTCTTCTAGCATTGAGGACAGCTGACACTGACATGTCTGAGACAGTGCTTCCACAGACAGCAAGTGTGAGAAGTGATGGTTTAGATATTGGTGTGAACTTAGCAGGAAGTGTTCTGGAACCAGTTGAAGGTCAGAACAATCCTGATCTTCAAGACAGAGAGGATGACAGTGATGGAGATCTTGAAGTGACGTTTATCAAAGAAGAATATGTTGAGGGGGAGGGGCCTTCCTGTGATTTTGAAAGTCAGCAGTTTGCCAGAGGCCCACAACAAAGAG CCTCAGATGGATTGCCAGACCCCTCCATATTCTCCTTAGGTCCCCAGTCAAGTTCAGCCTCATCCACATATGTTCCAAGTGCAGCAGGACCGCAGTTCCCAGTTGGcacttcctcttctacttcccAACCTCAGCCTGGCCCCTCTGGCATGAGAG GTTCAGTGTGGAGCCAACCTAAATTGACAGACACTTTGCAGTCAATGCCCTCGCTGTCCCAACGGCCAGTAGTGTCACATGAAGGTGAAATCTTTCTTGAAGATGGCGTCACTCTTTCTGCTGCCTGTTCACCATCAGCAGGTGTGAATCCCAGACTTGTGaagcaggggggaggaggaggaggagcgggagatGATTTAGCGGCGTCTCAGTTTCAGAGCCCACCAGATAGACCTCTGCTTTGTTGTGAATTCTGTGACGCAACTTTCGCCACTGCTGGGGGattgaagaaacacacaaacagtatTCATTTCAAAAAGTACGCGTTTCACTGTGGAATCTGTGGACGGGGAATCCATGAGATAGAACGTTACAAGGATCATATGAACATGCATTTTAATGTCAAGGCTCACAAGTGTCCCTTTTGTCTCAGACAGTTCACTTTTCGATCAGATGTTAGAAGACACATCCAGCAGTCTTGTTCAAGGCGTGGCTCGTTTGTCTAA